The genomic region TCTGAATTGTATTTTAGGGAAAATTGCGCAGGTTGGAGCAGGGTATGTTCCTCTCACAACCCAGCTTGCTCCAATTTCACGTTATTCATTATTAACAATTCTAGCTAGCCCATCCCTTTGTGTCACTGGCTAGCTATTAACATTTGATGTTGATCTGTGTTGTATTTGGGAGAACAGGCTATTTCTTGTACTTCAGCTTGTGTCTACCATAAAATTTATCACACAGCTGAACTACAAATTATGCGTGACCAATTTTGAAGAAAGGTATGTAGCAGATTTGTTTGATTTATGTATCCTGCCAAATACAGCAGTTGTTTAACCATATGTTTACCACTATTTTAGTCTATATCGTATAAAACTACCTTGTGACGAGACGAACACGTGTGATTGATATGTATGTTCTAGTGTAATGAGTGACTGCATGCCAAGCAGATGGTCGGTTTTAATTTGGTTATGTTCGAAACCTATGCCAAACATATTTTAGCTTTGATAAAAACATCCCAAGTAATTAGTGTGCAAAGTTTCAGACCAACTGGTTTTAATTTTAGTTAGTTTTGATCTTTAGATCAATTTTAAGAGGTGCGGATGGTCCAGTATATATATGGTATAAATTAATTCTAGTGGTCTGATATGAAGACCTTTGAAATTTTGAGCTGATTTTTGGTGAGCACCTTCCTTAAATTATGGCCTTGTGAGTATATATGTGGTTCGTTGTTTTTTATTTTTAGACACAATCTGATAGGGTTTTGGGATTTTCACCTAAAACTGCTCATGCTCAAATTAAAACTGCTGTGTTGATTTGTCATATATTCATACCGGAGGATCCGATAACATGCCCCAATGAGGTCTATTTTACTCAGCCTTTTGTGACTCTTTTACTGATTCTTCTCCTTCTCGATTCTGGCCTTTTCTCCGCTGTGTTTTTTTTAATATTATTGATTACATTTCGCCACAAGTTAGTTAGCATCACTATATACTCAATGTCTCTTTTTTTATATACGGAACTGCTCGTGATTAAATAAAAATGTAAGCCGAGTTCAACTGCTTGTTTGGTTGCCTGCTTGGTCTAATCCTTATAACAAATTAACGTGCAGGTACCTCTGGGTCGCCGCGATCTCTGCTACTGCCGTCATCATATCAATGGGATTGATCATATTTATGACCCTCAAGTTCGCACAATGTTGGCACAACATGGAGGTCATTGTTATCACACTTGTGCTATTTTTCATCATGTGTGTGCTCTCACTAATGTCCAAGGTCAGTAGATACATTTAACTATACGTTCAAGCAAAATACTTATGAATTTATTGAGATGATCGATCGCGAATTTAAAATTATTAGGCTAACAAATTTTTCATGGAGCCTGCACTAATTGGTGGGTACGCTACATTCATATGCCTGCTAGCGATGACAAGGTAAAATATTCACACTAGGTTAAGCTACTATTTGattagccttcatatatacatatatgaTACAAACCTAACTTTATTTTTTATTGGTTTTTGCCATATATTTTGCCCCATCAGTGAACCCGAGTCAGGCTGTGGCATGAAAAGCAAAGCAGGCCCAGGTGCTGGTTGGTTAACCATTTCCGTAAGTATTTATTCGCTATTTCGATCCAAGATCGATGCTTCTTATCTAGTACCACGAGTGATATTTTAAAAATCATTTTGTTGACATTTATTTCGACACTGACAGTTTTTTGTTTCTGGACTGCTCAGCACCGTTTATTCTGCCTTTACCATGGGCACCGGCTACAAATGTGTATGTTGATTGTTCCACTCGAACCAACTCAACAGTTTAATCATATCTATTAACGAAACTGAGGATTGTGTGCTTCATAAATTCAAAATGTCTCAAATAATTCTGGCAGACACGAAGCACGGTGGAGTCGGAAGACGACGTACCATATGGGTACGGTTTTTTCCATTTCATCTTCTCGGCGGGCTGCATGTACTTTGGAATGATGTTTGTTGCCTGGGACACACATCATACCATGGAAGAGTAAGTTCACATATTCATAGGTTAACCTAGTCCCATAAGATGTAAATAAAGTCTGT from Zea mays cultivar B73 chromosome 6, Zm-B73-REFERENCE-NAM-5.0, whole genome shotgun sequence harbors:
- the LOC103629761 gene encoding serine incorporator 3 isoform X2, giving the protein MAVHWFFLFQGPSPMIVRYVYAVLFLLANLSAWLTRENGISYFISQRVSGGCHGDRGCLAAEAVLVMSQTFCLFFFIMLLSTVCTTKVDDPRNSWHRGWWPVKIALVIGCFSFSVLLTSAGTQIYGKIAQVGAGLFLVLQLVSTIKFITQLNYKLCVTNFEERYLWVAAISATAVIISMGLIIFMTLKFAQCWHNMEVIVITLVLFFIMCVLSLMSKANKFFMEPALIGGYATFICLLAMTSEPESGCGMKSKAGPGAGWLTISHRLFCLYHGHRLQMYTKHGGVGRRRTIWVRFFPFHLLGGLHVLWNDVCCLGHTSYHGRMERRYWVDQHMGPYR